The Planctomycetota bacterium genomic sequence ACCCCGAGCGCCGCGAGTTCCACAACACCACGTTGATGGCCCCCGGCGCCAGCCAGGGGTTGGGAGCCAAGCTCGCGGGGATCGGGTTCCGGGTTGCCGGCGGCGCAGCGAACTGATAGGATAAGATCAGGAGGCGTGAACATCTATGGAGCCATCTCGATGGTGATCGGCAAGGGGTATGAGACGGGCCGGCTCTCGGAAGCAGAAGTCCGCGAGTTGGCCGCCAAGGGGCTGGGGCAACTCGAGCTGGCGGGCAAGCGCGTGCTCGTCATCATTCCCGACAGCACGCGGTCGTGCCCCCTGCCGATGTTTTTTCGGCTCCTGTGCGAGCTGATTCGCCCGAGGGCGAAGAAGCTGGACTTCCTGATCGCGCTCGGCACGCACCCGCCGATGCCGGAGGACAAGATCAACGCGCTCCTCGGCCTGACGCCCGAGGAGCGCGCGGCGAAGTACGCCGACGTGCGGGTTTTTAACCACGAGTGGGACCGTCCCGACGCCCTCCGCCAGATCGGCACCATCAGCGCCGACGAGATTGAGGAAATCTCCGACGGCCTGATGTGCGAGGACGTGCCGGTCGCTCTCAACAAGCTGATCTTCGACTACGACCAGCTCCTCATCTGCGGCCCCACGTTCCCCCACGAGGTCGTGGGCTTCTCGGGCGGCAACAAGTACCTCTTCCCCGGCATCGCGGGGGCCGAGATCATCAACTTCTTCCACTGGCTCGGCGCCGTCATCACCAACCCCGTCATCAATGGCACCAAGTGGACGCCCGTCCGCAAGGTCGTGGACCGCGCGGCCTCGATGATCCCCGTGCCCCGCTTCTGCTTCAGCCTCGTCGTGCTGTTCAGCGACCTCAAGGGGCTCTTCATCGGGCCGCCCGAGGAGGCGTATTCAGCCGCCGCGGACCTCTCGGCCAAAATCCATGTCGTCTACAAGCCGAAGCCCTTCCATCGCGTGCTCTCCATCGCGCCGAAGATGTACGACGATGTCTGGACCGCGGGCAAGT encodes the following:
- a CDS encoding lactate racemase domain-containing protein, producing MNIYGAISMVIGKGYETGRLSEAEVRELAAKGLGQLELAGKRVLVIIPDSTRSCPLPMFFRLLCELIRPRAKKLDFLIALGTHPPMPEDKINALLGLTPEERAAKYADVRVFNHEWDRPDALRQIGTISADEIEEISDGLMCEDVPVALNKLIFDYDQLLICGPTFPHEVVGFSGGNKYLFPGIAGAEIINFFHWLGAVITNPVINGTKWTPVRKVVDRAASMIPVPRFCFSLVVLFSDLKGLFIGPPEEAYSAAADLSAKIHVVYKPKPFHRVLSIAPKMYDDVWTAGKCMYKLEPVVADGGELIILAPHVDEISYTHGKVLDRIGYHCRDYFLKQMDRFRDVPRGVMAHSTHVKGIGTFENGIERPRVNVVLATAIPDARCRKVNLGYRDPATINPDEWRGREDEGVLLVPKAGEMLYRLADGSVPRIG